In Camelina sativa cultivar DH55 chromosome 16, Cs, whole genome shotgun sequence, a single window of DNA contains:
- the LOC104753624 gene encoding uncharacterized protein LOC104753624, producing the protein MDLILEEEERMYSAIQEVYGVNTNREMQRTYRGGGWRRVQRFMYESEKQCFDILRMNQDTVKRKLDDVLGFLLKLAAYIVKPSRGEFTKPSPKLVKDGRYWPFFENCIGALDGTHISVRPPYNSAEAYRGRKSVATINVLAICNFSMRFIFAYVGVPGRAHDTKVLTHCATHEPSFPHPPNGKYYLVDSGYPTRTGYLGPHRRARYHLDLFARGGPPISTRELFNPKWRILDRKHPKYEVKKWIKIVTATMTLHNFIRDSHYEDHDFAYWEGVDDYENHGDQAVENEEEDNIEHTPYIPIGETLRDVITEKIGRGRQLPY; encoded by the exons ATGGACTTGatattagaggaagaagaacgtATGTATTCTGCAATTCAAGAAGTTTATGGAGTTAATACTAATAGAGAGATGCAAAGGACATATCGAGGTGGAGGTTGGCGTCGGGTGCAACGATTTATGTATGAGTCTGAGAAACAGTGTTTTGATATCCTCCGTATGAATCAAG ATACAGTAAAAAGAAAGttagatgatgttttaggtTTTCTTTTGAAGCTTGCAGCATATATAGTGAAGCCATCCAGAGGTGAGTTTACAAAACCTAGTCCTAAACTAGTAAAAGATGGTAGGTATTGGCCTTTTTTTGAAAACTGCATTGGTGCTTTGGATGGAACTCATATATCTGTTCGCCCTCCATATAATAGTGCAGAAGCATATAGAGGTAGAAAATCAGTTGCAACAATAAATGTTCTAGCGATATGTAACTTCAGCATGCGATTTATATTTGCTTATGTTGGAGTTCCTGGTAGAGCACATGACACCAAGGTGTTAACACATTGTGCTACTCATGAACCTTCCTTCCCTCATCCACCAAATGGCAAGTATTACCTAGTAGACTCAGGTTACCCAACTAGAACCGGTTATCTAGGGCCTCATCGTAGAGCTAGGTATCATCTTGATCTGTTTGCAAGGGGAGGACCACCTATTAGCACTAGAGAGCTGTTTAACC CAAAGTGGAGGATTTTAGATAGGAAACATCCTAAGTATGAGGTTAAAAAGTGGATAAAGATTGTAACAGCAACTATGACACTTCACAACTTTATTCGTGATTCACACTATGAAGACCATGATTTTGCTTATTGGGAGGGGGTAGATGATTATGAGAATCATGGTGACCAAGCtgtagaaaatgaagaagaagataacattGAACATACTCCATATATTCCAATTGGTGAGACTCTTCGTGATGTTATAACTGAAAAGATAGGAAGAGGACGTCAACTTCCGTATTAG